The sequence tattcagtatcttttgtttttaagatttcaatttgagtgtattatgactagaactaaatatacaaattctcTTAACCTATATGAAGTTGTAGATAAGTCTTTGTCGTCAAGATAGTCTATTGGACAATCATCTCAACCGTCAATCTTTCTGTTGATCACCAGTTTTTTATCTCCCAATAAACTGAATATTTCCAactgtagaaaatataatagaacgaactgtgatattttatttttatttttacctttgatatttcataatcagatatttttttttaaataaaaatatagaaatccataTTGTTTCTATAATAGataatacaattagttttctaatcaaaaagcatggattagacaaatatatatatatatatatatacttgtgacaaaaaaataaacaaatatatacgagccaatatgctctcattttctgaaaaaccaacttgaaccacattttttaacagctaaaaacaaaaatttcagtTTAGATTCATACCAATAGAATGATAACCCTCGATAAATAGATGGTTGTATACCTAgaaactgaatataattaaatattacaacgataaacaaaatatatgaaactGCAATAAATTTCTCACAGTGATGAGAcatcatttctaacaaattctcttttaactaattcaaatataaagaaaatttgaatacagtgatgagaagttatttatatatagatttcttaagatgtgaacatttgaatagacacaactgtttgtaaaaaacataactctatattcaacTAGACAAGGACCCGCcagatgtgcgggtttaaagttttgtaaataaaattaaatttaataaaagtatattaaaaGTTGTTGTACGttctttataagttttatttttgctttaataaaatgatttatatctatatacaaatcttttatatatattaccattaaaagtatatttttttacatctaaatatattgtatgttacaaatatatattttaacaccACCTAGATAATGTCTGTATGAAGACAttaatttctttactttatatGTTTCTTTACTTTCAATTTTGCATAGGTTTTTTCTTTACTAaaatttttggtcaaaaaaatttcgaacaaaaagatattacatagtatactaatcaatgatgtatcatcacaatagtgtatgaccaaggatggagagaacctcggctccgccttcctcaattatggagagaaccttgcatccaacctcctccaccatggagagaaccttggctccgccttcctccgtTGGGGAGATAATTAACCTTTCGTCCAAcatcctccaccttcctcccttggagagataactttacgtccaacctcctccaccattgaGAGAACCTCGGCTATGCGCTCCTCCTGTATGGAGAGagcatgttcacgtcttttagctatctaaaaatagcttgctccgacaaccaatgaaactaaagaccttTTTCTAatgttacaaaatcttttgatatatagtaactaatgttaaattttccaatgtattcgtAGAAGTGTCTTtaacacaccatgatgtagagTCTGTCTctgccaccttgcttagtgatcCCCACGTCTAATCACGGCCTGTGGGACCGCCTATATCCGACGACCAGTTTGGTACGTCCAGGAGtctttaaatacttgtttaccgatcctacacatcaccatatgatctttccctgtgttttgttctcGCTCGCACAAttctgacaatcacttcccagaaggtcacccataTTGAAACTACTTctgctcaagcacgcttaactctagagttctcttaggatccttgaccgaaaagataagtgcagtttggtgacataggtggccaaatcaattcttatGAACCTAttcgcaaaccagggtgtcacagtctccgaactcctatggatctatcaacaacgattcatgtttctccaacctatctatctatgtttgttgtaagcttgtgtctgattaacctattttatccaaccattaggttgatgagcttctactcgttatctccctttgggattgaatgaatgataacaattatgtttgcacgaAAAAAGTCTATGatcaaccaatcaaggttgagaaattagaataaaattaatttgatataattatagatatagtaaaaaaatgataagcacgttaatatatgaatctcaaataattcaaagatgaaagatatattaaatagaaaaatctaaaaatactacaataaattttaaaatacggtattagaaaaaaaaagcgcatatattaattttttttttgtcaacatattaatcttatgtattccaaactgaaaaaggagaaagtatggagaaaaatttggtttaaaaaaatacgaAAATTTACATTCCCATTAAAATAGTTTtaccaataaaacaaagttgaaagatgtgtttttgaataaattattttgtaaagtgaaaaatatgagacgatcgatgtttatatagaagtgagtatttacaaaatttagaattaagaattaactgtatattttccttaatcctatttctattttttttaaagatttaataacttaagttgaaaaataaataaataatataataatttcgaattttatgatcatatatatatatagtctccttataattatttaaaaataactttttaaatttcaaattttttttataattatctttttacagtattaatattgtttaaaacaaatattttgttattggttgtaatctcaaatttctcctattaaatattaacttttacacatgtcaaaatctcaaattgataacttgacacatgtcaaaatcctATTAATGACTatctttcaaaatccaactttatataataagattgacgcaactgtaaaaattttctgtcaaaaatataaaataaagaaaatttgaatacaatgatgagaagtcacttatatataaatttataaagatgtgaacatttgaatagacacaactgtttgtaagagacacaactctacatttgaCAGACACAATtttttagagagatgcaaccgttaaaattttctgtcaaaaaaaaatataaatatatatatatatatatattacgaaaAGGTACGACGAATAACCACAACTGTTGTTggcattttttcagattgtaattattatatttgaatacaatgatgagaagttatttatatatagatttctacaTATGcaaacatttgaatagacacaactgtttgtaaaagacacaactctatattcaacagacgAAACTTAGAGATACGCAActgtaaaaaatttctgtcaaaaatataaaataatgaaaatttgaatacaatgatgagaagttacttctatataaatttataaagatgtgacCATTTGAATatacacaactgtttgtaagagatacaactctacatttaacagacgcagctttttagagagacgcaacctttgaaattttctgtcaaaaatataaaataaagaaaatttgaatacagtAATGagaattcatttatatataaatttataaatatgtgaacatttaaatagacacaattgtttgtaagagacataactctacatttaacagaagcaactttttagagagatgcaaccgttaaaattttctgtcaaaaaaatatataaatatatatatatatatatatattttacgaaaaggtaGGACGAATAACCACAACTGTTGTTGGCATTTTttcaaattgttattattatatagatttaagtttattttgatttatatctCATATTAGCAGATATATGTATCGTGTACtcttatttttgagaatctaatctattttttttcataacacTTTTTGCATTCAAGAATATAACGGTTAGTAAGTCCAATAGGTTTGTGTAAACAATCTCTTTTCTCATGGTTTACTTTGAAAAccctctatatataaaaaacaaaaagaaaagaaagacacTTTTTTGCATTCCTACTCTTATCAGTTTGTATATAGGGATTTAATATTTGCAAAAAGTGCTGTAAAAACGAGAGAAAAATACCATGCATGTAATGTCGAATTTGAGAGTTGAGTTACAGGATAGAGAAGATTTGGGTCCATGGATTGTATGTTGGCCCAAGTAGGGAGGGAGTGAGAGACTCAAGTAGTTGATTAGAGGAAGATAAGAGAAAGAGAATTACACACTAAAGTAAAGTCTAAAGACTAATGAAAATGTGTTTTGGGCTAAAGCCTAAACTCAATGTACCGagttagtgattttttttttttttttgtcaaacatttcATTAAACTAAAACCTCAAAAGAGGATTGTTCATACAGCTTAAGAGCAAAAGAgtacatgaaaagaaaagatagagaCTACATGACTCTTCCAACAAGATGCATAACTTTGAGGAGCTTGCAATGGAGGAAAGATCTTTTGATGTCTTGTAGGATTCTAGATTGAAGACAAGCTTCGAGAGATCCCCGACCAACAAGTGGTCACAATTAGCTCGTGCGAATGACGCCAAAGAGCTGTTGATAAGTTGCTCCATGGAGGAGGCTAAGGGTGTAGGCGGGTTCCAAGTACCGGTAAGGTTTGACGGGAATGGTTTCTCCATAAAGGGATAGGTTTGCGGGATTGAACAGGAGCAACCACAAGACCAATTCTCAGGTAGAACATCATTGCCTTTTATTGAAGAGGCTGGATAAATAAGCATTGTGGAGGAGTTCTTACTCGTACTATGCTTCACTACCAAAGCAAGGTCGTGGCCACATTCACACAATCTAAGGGTCGAGTGAGAGACAAATTCAAAAAGCAATCTAGTAGAGTGCACATACCTCATAGCTTTTGATGAAGCTATAACCGGGGATCACATTTGGTGGGTAACAAACCGTAACAGagcaggtgggtcctccctcGCATAAAGCCAGCGaccatggaggttaaggagtTCAACACAAAGCTAGTAGCCGGTGCTACACTAGAAAGAATAAGTACATCCGAGCTTACATCCTTTACGCGATTGAGGGACGAGGATAAACATGCCATAAGACTTCAAGCGTTCACGAAACATATAcataagggtttctaaaactaGGGATCTCAAGTGTGTAGAGCAAAACGAGAGTGGTTGATTACCAGGTTGTGATTCGCGTAGATGCAGAACAAGCTTAATCCTTTTGCTGAAAACGGGGAGGCACGGCGTTGTCGACCAAACAAAAACGCAATATTGAGCCAAAAGAATTAGTGGGCTTGACATAATAAAGTTAAAGAACCTGGTCCAGTCTggtagaaaatatattaaagcaATTCTGAATCTGGGCCGAGACTGTGAGCTTAATGGGCCGAGTCCATTTGGGGGAACCACCAGCTGGATTAGGGTAAAACCTTCCGCCGTCATCTTCCTCACCAACAAAGGTGTTGCAGCCATGTGCTTCTGGTGAGGTCGGTGATAGGCGAGGAAATAGGAACGTATAGGCTCCGGAGTTCTAGGTGGTAGATCGGTGTAGGCTTCCGCTTCCGACCTTAAAGGGACTTTGGATACTAGGGATTCATCTTCTACCAGCTTCCCAGACGGCGAGAACAGGGCATAGGATAGATGGTTCACCGTAAACAATCGTCGTTCTCTGTCGCTTCCTGGGTCGGCATGTAGAGGTAGGGCTAAAGACGATTCCATTGCCATAACATGAAAATGGAGATACACGATACTAGGAAGTAAACGAAAAGAGTAATGGATGTTGTAGAAGATTCGAAACGTGGAAGAGAGATCCCGACGTCGGCGAGCTTCAGTTCCACCAGCGTTGGAGAAATTTAAAAAGTTGTGTTTCTCGATAGTCGTGCCTGGGAGGTTTTTTACAAAACCGAGTTAGTGATTTGCCATCAattttgttgatcttttatTTACGACATCCATTACTGTATGTATATCTATTAATgaaatggtttggttttagttaaccacactagaaaaaaacaaatttacaaaactgAAATCACAAGACCATGTCAAAAGTCAAACAGATTTTATATTgcaatttatactattaattaggaagctaaaaaaccaaataagaaaaaaaaaaaaaacagaactccATGTAATGctccttttataaaaaaaatttggagaacaagaaaaaaaaagcggAAAGCGTAATTGAggctaaaaaaatcaaaaatttaattaaccatGAATAATACTATTCGGATCAGGAAATCTTAATAACCCGTTCGGATCGGGAACAACCAATGGACGTGGATCATTTCAGAGGTTTATTCGAATTTTGGtggcaattaaaaaaaaatcctctaaaataagaaataaacaacCAATAAAATCCTATATACCAAAAATTGTgcagaaaattaaaaactatgtTATTTGCCTATTATAAAATCGTTTAACATTACAACCAATACTATTTTTCTGGAAAATTCATAATAACTGATTAACTGTCATAATAAATAGGCGATTTTTATGATAATTTCTTGTCATGCTCCTAATAAATCGTTTAACAATTACAAACAATACTATTTGTATGGAAAAACAATCTTTcatattaattactataataaataaccaaattttatggtaaGTTTTCATATTAATGCTCCTAATTAATGCTCTTAGTACCGattttaattatctttaaaataagAGAATAAGAGATTGCTATATAAAATTTACTACAATACagcaaaaacaataataaaattcgAGTACATTAACTATATTAtcgaaattacaaaataatgtttcttttataaaattttaaagaattcATAATCATTCTAATAACTATTAtacaaaatcaattacaaaGAGTATATTCCATAAGTTAGTTTTAGtaaattactttaaaatccGAAATTACcttaaaatattctaaatatatttagataatggTTAGAAAATCACTTAAATttctctaaaacctaaaaaaagatttttctaGAAGATTTAAATTTACTAACTCTAAAAATCCACACCCTCTCCTCATTATATAAAGTCATACATTTGTTTAACAACATATCAATTGTTtcattccaacttttttttatgttttatgatgtttttttaatgattttttgttgacaattttAGTTCATGTTATTTTATCCAATATAATGtatattaatgtattttttactGGATCATCAAAAACATTGTGAATCTATCAACTCATAACTATCAAACTCcaattattagtttaattaatatttttttattgttttcaggACATATAAAGCATTGCAAAATTTATCAAGTATTCTTACATGAATCATGAATTAGGTATATACATAATTGGACtaaatatgttttacataacttgattaatatataaactatttaaCATTATTTCAGACAAATACAATAAGTTTTGGACAAAAACAGATCACTCATCCAACAAGTCAACAATAATCACCAATTGAAGATGACTGATAACATGTCAAAGAACGTTActttgatttaaaaatcaaatagagAACTCTAAAGTACGAAATTCTAAATcttcaaaaataatgaaaaactaTGCACCAACGTGCTGAGTAGAACTCTAGTATACGTTAAAGGAcaacaaaactgaaaatattatgaaatatgTTTTCATGTCTAAAGGCTTGTCAttatcttcactaactccataaAATATGTTTGAAAGAATATCATTACCTTTACTTTATCAtctatatcatttttattttatgccagaaaatatttcaaatgaaaaacaaaaagaaatgttgaAGATCTTGAAGAAACTGCTAGTAACCTAGTTGTTTGTGACATGTCATTTTCAAATTGGCATCTCATAATCTCATATAGTGAAACATCTCAAaagtcattattatttttcattctcTTATTTAAAGAATCAGATTccttaaatatttaatctaaaaaacccaatattttgttactttaatattaaaaagtaagtTATCTCTCTCAATTTATCTTTACCTAATTAGAAATGGTATAACATTTCTACAGTGTCTTTAGAATAAATTATATAGTTAGACAAGAATAAAGTAAGCAAAAAGCTAACAAGCATATGAATTAGAACCATCTGATAAATTAaactttaataattaaatttaggaaaaaaaaaaacaagattctaTTTCAATTATATTTCCCAATCCCCACAAATAGGACAAAGCCAAGTCAACACATTAGTAATATAGCTGCCACGTGTCGGTTTAATATAATAGCAGCCTCGTATCCGACAGGAAACATCCGGTAACCGGTCATCTTCTCCACCAACTCTCATCATATATACTCAAAAACCCTCtgatataatataaactatacgCATAAGAAAGCCAAGGGTTTAAGTCTTTCGTGTGTGTTTTAGATTCACTGATAAtgaaaaagggagaagaaggaggagaagaaaacaagaatgaGGTCTCTCTTCAGACTCTGAGTAAGAAAATGGATGATTTTGCAAAAGCTAGAGACTGGGAGAAGTATCACAGTCCAAGGAATCTCCTCCTTGCAATGgtatctcttctctcttgtaCAAATTGAATTGAgtcttgttttcttaatttgattgTGTCTCATGCGAtgattaaacttaaaaaaaaaaaaatgttagcttttgtttctctattacatctgttgttttgttttccatgaaagttttcatttttttcttgtaagtATCATGTGACTTGCTCTGTTTTAGCTTTATAACATTGGAATTGACTGTAACTTGTGAGTGGGGAGACTCATAGATCTGAAGACAAGTGAAGTTTCAAGTGACATTAGACAACGACAAGAACATGTGATTGTTCCTTTTCTTTAGTTAAAGTGTTCAACATTGATTTGTCCCCATATACCTCTCTATACCCTACAATCTAGTTGAATTTATTAAAGGTCGAAACTTTTTTGTACTATAAATGTGTTTCTTGTGTGTTTTGTATGGTTTTGAAATGATTTGATAagtgaattgaaaaaaaaaaagatgaagagagatTATAAGAGTTTTGAAAAAATGTTGTAGGTGGGTGAAGTGGGAGAGCTATCAGAGATATTCCAATGGAAAGGGGAAGTGGCAAGAGGTTGTCCAGATtggaaagaggaagagaaagttCATCTTGGTGAAGAGTTATCAGATGTGTTGTTGTATTTGGTGAGGCTTTCGGATGCGTGTGGTGTCGATTTAGGCAAAGCTGCTTTGCGCAAGATCGAGCTTAATGCGGTTAAGTATCCAGCACTCAAACAGACTGATGATCATTGTGTTGGTGATGGTGAAGTTTCAAGCAGCAAGACTAAGTTGAATGAAGAACATTAATCTCCCTTGTTTTATAGTGGGTCTTCAAGTGTGTTATGTCAATGAAGTGGGAGCGAGAGGCAAGAACATATAATCTTTGAAAGCCTCTTAACTATATTTCAGATGATTCAAGTTAAGTAGTTCATTGTCAATTGATAACTAGATGATGATCCGTACCAAATGTGAGATTACTTAGGCTCTTGCTTGTACAACTTTTTCATTGGTTTCTTCTGTACTTGCTTTCACTGAATTTTGCGGTTAGAGTTCACAGAGAGGCAACAAAAGATCAACTTTTATACCATCAATTAGCAAACTACATACAAGATGATTGGTCTACACTACCTATACCATCCCCTCTAAACCTTATCTTTACTTCCCAAATGCTGTTTGTACATCAAATCAAAAAGACTGGAAAGCATTTGTCATCAATGTCCCAAGTTGTGGTTCCCTTGCTTTACACAGGTTTGTTGCTGCTGAATACTGCTCATGATTCAGCGGTGTAGCCACTGCTTTGCGGTGTTGATAGCGATAGAATGTCCCTGATTCGAAACCCATTGCCCCAGAAAGAGGCAAGGCATAGACCCATTATGGCCATTACAACCACAGAGCACGCTGCTGGAACGGCTTGACTGCTACCAAGGAACTGGCTAGCAAGGAGCCCGGCTAATGTGGAGCTCTGCATTCCCGTGCAAAGTGAGATAGTCCGGCTaacttcttcctcttgcctAGTTACAAGATCCAACAACAAACCCAATAA comes from Camelina sativa cultivar DH55 chromosome 19, Cs, whole genome shotgun sequence and encodes:
- the LOC104766450 gene encoding dCTP pyrophosphatase 1-like, which codes for MKKGEEGGEENKNEVSLQTLSKKMDDFAKARDWEKYHSPRNLLLAMVGEVGELSEIFQWKGEVARGCPDWKEEEKVHLGEELSDVLLYLVRLSDACGVDLGKAALRKIELNAVKYPALKQTDDHCVGDGEVSSSKTKLNEEH
- the LOC104766449 gene encoding uncharacterized protein LOC104766449 — protein: MAMESSLALPLHADPGSDRERRLFTVNHLSYALFSPSGKLVEDESLVSKVPLRSEAEAYTDLPPRTPEPIRSYFLAYHRPHQKHMAATPLLVRKMTAEGFTLIQLVVPPNGLGPLSSQSRPRFRIALIYFLPDWTSKRIKLVLHLRESQPGNQPLSFCSTHLRSLVLETLMYMFRERLKSYGMFILVPQSRKGCKLGCTYSF